Proteins encoded within one genomic window of Xylophilus sp. GOD-11R:
- a CDS encoding ferredoxin: MFLILTSKPGLFRTEMGDGLAAVESYDYLFCERVKAHFVIAELVGELSRTRVRVVDESGEPSVNSVPAKFLEKFDSIAAARQELQHLCAFGSQDTALVRT, translated from the coding sequence ATGTTCCTGATCCTCACCAGCAAGCCGGGGCTCTTCCGCACCGAGATGGGCGACGGCCTCGCCGCCGTCGAATCCTACGACTACCTGTTCTGCGAACGGGTGAAGGCGCATTTCGTCATCGCCGAACTCGTCGGTGAACTGTCCCGCACCCGGGTGCGGGTGGTCGACGAATCCGGCGAGCCCAGCGTCAATTCGGTGCCGGCCAAGTTCCTGGAGAAGTTCGACTCCATCGCCGCCGCCCGCCAGGAACTGCAGCACCTCTGCGCCTTCGGCAGCCAGGACACGGCGCTGGTCCGCACCTGA
- a CDS encoding multidrug effflux MFS transporter, which translates to MSALPSEISAGAERRSVPLWLLVLITLSGTLGMHMFVPALPQAALDLGTGPAAMQMTISLYIAGLAVGQLVYGPLSDAFGRRPLLLGALALYTAAGVVAALSTGIHALIAARLMQALGGSAGLVLGRAIVRDTVRSDDAVRKLALLNLMTLIGPGLAPIVGGMVTGHVGWRAIFLLLATMGALALVCTAKLLPETARPSGQLSARTLARDYRELFGSPVFVGFTIGGGCATTAFYAFLAAAPFIFATQLHRPPQELGVYLALLMVGVSVGNAGTSRLVRRFESEKVLLAANLLSVVSAVALLALSVTGHLAVFSVVGLMFLFAMGAGASSPVAMAKAISVDPRLTGSAAGLYGCGQMVVGAISTAMVTLGSDPAISAAGVMTVMALVARTAFVVGVRRQRAAVAAV; encoded by the coding sequence ATGAGCGCCCTGCCTTCGGAGATTTCCGCCGGCGCCGAGCGCCGGTCGGTGCCGCTGTGGCTGCTGGTGCTGATCACGCTCAGCGGCACGCTCGGCATGCACATGTTCGTGCCGGCGCTGCCCCAGGCCGCGCTGGACCTGGGCACCGGCCCGGCGGCGATGCAGATGACGATCAGCCTCTACATCGCCGGGCTGGCGGTGGGGCAACTGGTCTACGGCCCGCTGTCCGACGCTTTCGGCCGGCGCCCGCTGCTGCTCGGCGCACTGGCGCTCTACACCGCCGCTGGCGTGGTGGCGGCGCTGTCGACCGGCATCCATGCCCTGATCGCCGCGCGCCTGATGCAGGCGCTCGGCGGCAGCGCCGGCCTGGTGCTGGGCCGGGCCATCGTGCGCGACACGGTGCGCTCCGACGACGCGGTGCGCAAGCTTGCGCTGCTCAACCTCATGACGCTGATCGGGCCGGGCCTGGCGCCCATCGTGGGCGGCATGGTCACTGGCCATGTGGGCTGGCGCGCCATCTTTCTGCTGCTGGCCACCATGGGCGCGCTGGCCCTGGTGTGCACCGCCAAGCTGCTGCCCGAAACCGCGCGCCCCAGCGGCCAGCTCAGCGCCCGCACCCTGGCGCGCGACTACCGTGAGCTGTTCGGCTCGCCGGTGTTCGTGGGCTTCACCATCGGTGGGGGCTGCGCGACCACAGCCTTTTATGCCTTCCTGGCGGCGGCGCCCTTCATCTTCGCGACGCAGCTGCACCGGCCGCCCCAGGAGCTGGGCGTCTACCTGGCGTTGCTGATGGTGGGCGTGTCGGTGGGCAATGCCGGCACCAGCCGGCTGGTGCGGCGTTTCGAGTCCGAAAAGGTGCTGCTGGCGGCCAACCTGCTGAGTGTGGTCAGCGCGGTGGCGCTGCTGGCGCTGTCGGTGACCGGGCACCTCGCGGTGTTCTCGGTCGTCGGCCTGATGTTCCTGTTCGCCATGGGCGCCGGCGCGTCGAGCCCGGTGGCCATGGCCAAGGCGATCAGCGTCGATCCGCGCCTGACCGGCTCGGCCGCCGGCCTGTACGGTTGCGGGCAGATGGTGGTCGGCGCGATCAGCACGGCGATGGTCACGCTGGGCAGCGACCCGGCCATATCGGCGGCCGGCGTCATGACGGTGATGGCCCTGGTGGCGCGCACCGCCTTCGTGGTGGGCGTGCGGCGGCAGCGAGCGGCGGTGGCGGCGGTCTGA
- a CDS encoding 2Fe-2S iron-sulfur cluster-binding protein: MPQVVFHKNGQTFTDEVKDNTNLVVRAGIKQFPFPHLKYQCGMGKCATCACEVLAGGDQLPPPNWKEKKQLGDRLDAGWRLACQLWLEHDIELRQDDPVGA, translated from the coding sequence ATGCCCCAAGTCGTATTCCACAAGAACGGCCAGACCTTCACCGACGAGGTGAAGGACAACACCAACCTGGTGGTGCGGGCCGGCATCAAGCAGTTTCCGTTTCCGCATCTCAAGTACCAGTGCGGCATGGGCAAGTGCGCCACCTGCGCCTGCGAAGTGCTGGCGGGCGGCGACCAGCTGCCGCCGCCCAACTGGAAGGAAAAGAAGCAGCTCGGCGACCGCCTGGATGCCGGCTGGCGCCTGGCCTGCCAGCTCTGGCTGGAACACGACATCGAGCTGCGCCAGGACGACCCCGTCGGCGCCTGA
- a CDS encoding LysR family transcriptional regulator yields the protein MQIRLTPSLLAWLRCFEATARCRSFTKAASELCITQGAVSQQVKQLEEFLQRPLFLRTPRALMPTPEGQWLSVVLHESFQAIEGTLGQLRVVQDDKPTTLSCAPSFAMGWLTPRLGDLFRAHPQVGLRVVGEFHALDRERMESDDVAAAIRFDLGDYHDLLATEFLDEWLLPVASPAFIAAHPGLRAPDGLHASHLLHDTSAWAGAGPFEEWQWWLQQSDVTPPALGDLAAGHHFNLSQMALGAALAGQGIAMGRAALVLDDLEAGRLLMPFGRPVRSRASYHFVTGMAPSPRTALVQSWITAEAGRFRQRRDHLLGQANA from the coding sequence ATGCAAATTCGCCTCACGCCCTCGCTGCTTGCATGGTTACGGTGCTTCGAGGCCACCGCACGGTGCCGAAGCTTCACCAAGGCTGCATCGGAACTGTGCATTACCCAGGGTGCGGTCAGCCAGCAGGTGAAGCAGCTGGAGGAATTTCTGCAGCGACCGTTGTTCCTGCGCACGCCGCGCGCGCTCATGCCCACGCCCGAGGGGCAGTGGCTGTCGGTCGTGCTGCACGAGTCCTTCCAGGCGATCGAGGGCACGCTCGGACAACTGCGCGTGGTGCAGGACGACAAGCCGACGACGCTGAGCTGTGCGCCGTCCTTCGCCATGGGCTGGCTCACGCCGCGCCTGGGCGATCTGTTTCGCGCGCATCCGCAGGTAGGCTTGCGGGTGGTGGGTGAATTCCATGCGCTGGACCGCGAACGCATGGAAAGCGACGACGTCGCCGCCGCCATTCGTTTCGACCTGGGCGATTACCACGACCTGCTGGCCACCGAGTTTCTCGACGAATGGCTGCTGCCGGTGGCCAGCCCCGCCTTCATCGCGGCGCATCCCGGGCTGCGCGCGCCCGATGGCTTGCACGCGTCCCACCTGCTGCACGACACGAGCGCATGGGCCGGCGCCGGGCCGTTCGAGGAATGGCAATGGTGGTTGCAGCAGTCCGATGTCACGCCGCCCGCGCTGGGCGACCTGGCGGCGGGCCACCACTTCAATCTGTCGCAGATGGCGCTGGGCGCGGCGCTGGCCGGCCAGGGCATCGCGATGGGGCGTGCGGCGCTGGTGCTCGACGACCTCGAGGCCGGGCGATTGCTCATGCCCTTCGGCCGGCCGGTGCGGTCGCGGGCGTCCTACCACTTCGTCACCGGCATGGCGCCCTCGCCGCGGACCGCGCTGGTGCAGAGCTGGATCACCGCCGAGGCCGGGCGCTTTCGCCAGCGGCGCGATCATTTGTTGGGCCAGGCCAACGCTTGA
- a CDS encoding iron-containing redox enzyme family protein — MSELMSRDEFRTALENAIKGKSANKSPFSLAWAGGTLSRAQLARWAENHFHYVGPFADYLGYVYARMPAQHVEAKDFLLANMYEEEIGGDRHTDLLIRFAEACGTTRERVTDEDNMSPTTRALQAWCYAVAMREDPVVAVAGLVVGLESQVPSIYRKQTPTLREKYGFSDEEVEFFDLHIVSDEIHGERGYQIVLELANTPELQQRCLKICEVGAQMRLLYTTALYNDYVAVQPEEAAEAVAA, encoded by the coding sequence ATGTCCGAACTGATGTCCCGCGACGAATTCCGTACTGCTCTCGAAAATGCCATCAAGGGCAAGAGCGCCAACAAGTCCCCGTTCAGCCTGGCCTGGGCCGGCGGCACCCTGAGCCGCGCGCAGCTCGCACGCTGGGCCGAGAACCATTTCCACTACGTCGGCCCGTTCGCCGACTACCTGGGCTATGTCTACGCCCGCATGCCGGCGCAGCACGTCGAGGCCAAGGACTTCCTGCTGGCCAACATGTACGAAGAGGAAATCGGCGGTGATCGCCACACCGATCTGCTGATCCGCTTCGCCGAAGCCTGCGGCACCACCCGCGAACGCGTGACCGACGAAGACAACATGTCGCCCACCACCCGCGCCCTGCAGGCCTGGTGCTATGCGGTCGCCATGCGCGAAGACCCGGTGGTGGCGGTCGCCGGCCTGGTGGTCGGCCTGGAATCGCAAGTGCCTTCCATTTATCGCAAGCAGACGCCCACGCTGCGCGAGAAGTACGGCTTTTCCGACGAGGAAGTCGAGTTCTTCGACCTGCACATCGTCTCCGACGAAATCCACGGCGAGCGCGGCTACCAGATCGTGCTGGAGCTGGCCAACACGCCCGAGCTGCAGCAGCGCTGCCTGAAGATCTGCGAAGTCGGCGCCCAGATGCGCCTGCTCTACACCACCGCGCTCTACAACGACTACGTGGCGGTGCAGCCGGAAGAAGCGGCCGAAGCCGTCGCGGCCTGA
- a CDS encoding tripartite tricarboxylate transporter substrate binding protein, which translates to MKTSALLACAALAAAAVFAPGAHADTYPSRPLTLVIPFPPGGATDVVGRLVGKTLGDKLGQPVVIDNRAGAGTIIGATYTAKAAPDGYTLLISSGTTFTVNPALQSKLAYDPLKSFDAIGLVARTGLILLANKDVPAANPKQYVDLVRAAPDKYSYASFGTGTTAQFTGELMLRATGTKMVHIPYKGSAPAMTDLMGGQVPFSVDTVSAAIPQLKTGKIKAIAVTTKKRSALLPDVPTFAESGFDLDADTWIAVVAPHGLPADVKAKLEKALQDTIATPEVREKLVAAGLEPAWANGAAATSLIEKELPLMRAIATRANIRAE; encoded by the coding sequence ATGAAAACATCTGCCCTCCTCGCCTGCGCCGCCCTGGCCGCCGCCGCCGTCTTCGCGCCCGGCGCCCATGCCGACACCTACCCCTCGCGCCCACTCACCCTGGTGATTCCCTTCCCGCCCGGCGGCGCCACCGACGTGGTCGGCCGGCTGGTCGGCAAGACGCTGGGCGACAAGCTCGGCCAGCCGGTGGTCATCGACAACCGCGCCGGCGCCGGCACCATCATCGGCGCCACCTACACCGCCAAGGCCGCGCCCGACGGCTACACCCTGCTGATCAGCTCGGGCACCACCTTCACCGTCAACCCCGCGCTGCAGTCCAAGCTGGCGTACGACCCGCTCAAAAGCTTCGACGCGATCGGCCTGGTCGCCCGCACCGGCCTGATCCTGCTGGCCAACAAGGACGTGCCGGCCGCCAACCCCAAGCAGTACGTCGACCTGGTGCGCGCTGCGCCCGACAAGTATTCCTACGCCTCCTTCGGCACCGGCACCACCGCCCAGTTCACCGGCGAACTCATGCTGCGCGCCACCGGCACCAAAATGGTCCACATCCCCTATAAGGGCAGCGCGCCGGCCATGACCGACCTGATGGGCGGCCAGGTGCCGTTCTCCGTCGACACCGTCTCGGCCGCCATCCCGCAACTCAAGACCGGCAAGATCAAGGCGATCGCTGTCACCACCAAAAAGCGCTCGGCCCTGCTGCCCGACGTGCCGACCTTCGCCGAAAGCGGCTTCGACCTCGACGCCGACACCTGGATCGCCGTGGTCGCGCCGCACGGCCTGCCGGCCGACGTGAAAGCCAAGCTGGAGAAGGCCTTGCAGGACACCATCGCCACGCCCGAAGTGCGCGAGAAGCTGGTCGCCGCCGGCCTGGAACCCGCCTGGGCCAACGGCGCCGCCGCCACCTCGCTGATCGAGAAGGAACTGCCCTTGATGCGCGCCATCGCCACGCGTGCCAACATCCGGGCCGAATGA
- a CDS encoding 2Fe-2S iron-sulfur cluster binding domain-containing protein: MAQITFITNNDQVVQAPDNSSLLRVALREKAGIPFKCGGGLCGTCKCRIEQGRENMDAIKPKERKHLKDEDFAAGYRMACQAFVVSGEIAVSWDKK; this comes from the coding sequence ATGGCCCAGATCACCTTCATCACCAACAACGACCAGGTCGTGCAGGCCCCCGACAACAGCAGCCTGCTGCGCGTGGCCCTGCGCGAGAAGGCGGGCATTCCGTTCAAGTGCGGCGGTGGCCTGTGCGGCACCTGCAAGTGCCGCATCGAGCAGGGCCGCGAGAACATGGACGCGATCAAGCCCAAGGAACGCAAACACCTGAAAGACGAAGACTTCGCCGCCGGCTACCGCATGGCCTGCCAGGCCTTCGTGGTCAGCGGCGAGATCGCCGTCTCCTGGGACAAGAAGTAG
- a CDS encoding LacI family DNA-binding transcriptional regulator, with translation MTPIKAGARSARRGSGGITLQHVSRLAGVSAITVSRALNNPDLVSPETREKVRAAVEQTGYVPNLLAGGLASNRSRLVAALVPTIAGPVFLETIEALTEALAARGYQLMLGQSGYGESREDALIDAIVGRRPDGVVLTGIMRSPEGRRRLIASGIPVVETWDLTPTPVDMLVGFSHGQVGEVAARFLVDKGYRRPAVVTGDDDRANQRRRGFENAFAARGIAGVPVFTVPAPTTLGSGRSALRALLQAHSRLDVLCCSSDVLAHGAIVEAQAQGLRVPQDIAVMGFGDLAFARDAHPAITTVRIDGTGIGRIAAGFIADRAEGRPVDESLVDVGFSLVERGSA, from the coding sequence GTGACCCCGATCAAGGCAGGCGCCCGCAGCGCGCGACGCGGCAGCGGCGGCATCACGCTCCAGCACGTTTCCCGGCTGGCGGGCGTCTCGGCGATCACCGTGTCGCGCGCGCTCAACAACCCGGACCTCGTCTCGCCCGAAACGCGCGAGAAGGTGCGGGCGGCGGTCGAGCAGACCGGCTACGTGCCCAACCTGCTGGCCGGGGGCCTGGCCTCCAACCGCAGCCGGCTCGTCGCCGCCCTGGTGCCGACCATCGCCGGTCCGGTCTTCCTGGAGACCATCGAGGCGCTCACCGAGGCGCTCGCCGCGCGCGGCTACCAGCTGATGCTGGGTCAGAGCGGCTATGGCGAATCACGTGAAGACGCGCTGATCGACGCCATCGTCGGCCGCCGGCCCGACGGCGTGGTGCTCACCGGCATCATGCGGTCGCCCGAGGGCCGGCGCCGGCTCATCGCCTCCGGCATTCCGGTGGTGGAGACCTGGGACCTCACACCCACGCCGGTCGACATGCTGGTGGGTTTTTCGCACGGCCAGGTGGGCGAGGTGGCGGCGCGGTTCCTGGTCGACAAGGGCTATCGGAGGCCGGCGGTGGTGACCGGCGACGACGACCGGGCCAATCAGCGCCGGCGCGGCTTCGAAAACGCCTTCGCCGCGCGTGGCATCGCGGGGGTGCCGGTGTTCACGGTGCCGGCGCCGACCACGCTCGGCAGCGGGCGGTCCGCCCTGCGCGCCTTGCTGCAGGCCCATTCCCGCCTGGACGTGCTGTGCTGCAGTTCGGACGTGCTCGCCCATGGCGCCATCGTGGAAGCACAGGCCCAGGGGTTGCGGGTGCCGCAGGACATCGCGGTGATGGGCTTCGGCGACCTGGCCTTCGCGCGCGACGCACATCCCGCGATCACCACGGTGCGGATCGACGGCACCGGCATCGGGCGCATCGCCGCCGGCTTCATCGCCGACCGGGCCGAGGGGCGCCCGGTGGACGAGTCGCTGGTGGACGTGGGCTTCTCGCTGGTGGAGCGGGGCAGCGCCTGA
- a CDS encoding MarR family winged helix-turn-helix transcriptional regulator: MTDPHEHDMRRFSSLLSQNARQWRRSINEELRPQGLTEATWLPLLHLARADGPMLQKALAQAMTLDSSSVVRLLDGLEAAGLVERTATDDRRAKAIRLTDAGRAVVVDVERVVDDARRRYLADIGAEELAVALRVLEKVSAALSPAAAVQELVG, from the coding sequence ATGACCGATCCCCACGAACACGACATGCGGCGTTTTTCGTCGCTGCTCTCGCAGAACGCCCGCCAGTGGCGGCGTTCGATCAACGAGGAACTGCGCCCGCAGGGCCTGACCGAGGCGACCTGGCTGCCGCTGCTCCACCTGGCGCGCGCCGACGGTCCGATGCTGCAAAAGGCGCTGGCCCAGGCGATGACGCTGGACAGCTCCTCGGTGGTGCGCCTGCTCGACGGCCTGGAAGCCGCCGGCCTGGTGGAGCGCACCGCCACCGACGACCGTCGCGCCAAGGCGATCCGCCTGACCGATGCGGGACGCGCCGTGGTGGTCGACGTGGAGCGGGTCGTCGACGACGCCCGGCGGCGCTACCTGGCCGATATCGGCGCCGAGGAACTGGCGGTCGCGCTGCGGGTGCTGGAGAAGGTGTCGGCCGCGCTGTCGCCTGCCGCCGCGGTTCAGGAGCTCGTCGGATGA
- a CDS encoding GntR family transcriptional regulator yields the protein MSDNASSSFPAEVVDLPAAAPSALPSVGDQHASLFTIVTDALRRKILDGEYAQGDRLVEGRISEQLGVSRIPVREALRALASEGLVRIEPRRGATVASVSSQLAEDLVEVRATLESLNARLSAQRRDQAMVERLRGLLDAGRRAAAANDVDALVAANAQVHDLIAIGAGNEVLADMTRSLRDRTALLFAPINRGRAFDNWIDHSQILEALVAGDGELAALLAARHVHKAAAAYQANQARAGHKTGA from the coding sequence ATGTCCGACAACGCAAGCTCCAGCTTTCCGGCAGAGGTCGTGGACCTCCCCGCCGCCGCGCCGAGCGCCTTGCCCAGCGTGGGTGATCAGCATGCCTCGCTCTTCACCATCGTCACCGACGCGCTGCGTCGCAAGATCCTCGACGGCGAGTACGCCCAGGGCGACCGGCTGGTCGAAGGCCGCATCTCCGAGCAATTGGGCGTGTCGCGCATTCCGGTGCGCGAGGCGTTACGCGCGCTGGCCTCCGAAGGCCTGGTGCGCATCGAGCCGCGGCGGGGCGCCACCGTGGCCAGCGTCTCCAGCCAATTGGCCGAAGACCTGGTGGAGGTGCGCGCCACGCTGGAGAGCCTCAACGCCCGGCTGTCGGCGCAGCGGCGCGACCAGGCCATGGTGGAGCGGCTGCGCGGCCTGCTCGACGCCGGCCGGCGCGCGGCCGCGGCCAACGACGTCGATGCCCTCGTGGCCGCCAATGCGCAGGTGCACGACCTGATCGCCATCGGCGCGGGCAACGAGGTGCTGGCCGACATGACGCGTTCCCTGCGCGACCGCACCGCGCTGCTGTTCGCGCCGATCAATCGCGGCCGGGCCTTCGACAACTGGATCGACCACAGCCAGATCCTGGAAGCGTTGGTCGCCGGGGACGGCGAACTGGCCGCCCTGCTGGCCGCTCGCCACGTACACAAGGCGGCCGCGGCGTATCAGGCCAATCAGGCCCGCGCCGGGCACAAGACCGGCGCCTGA
- a CDS encoding ornithine cyclodeaminase family protein, producing the protein MHHVTDAMIDAAVTPADAQAVLRDALQRLGQGEAAMQERIRTEAGGVKLSTLGAVIPGQHVAGAKVYTTIAGQFNFVILLFSTEDGRPLASFDAGAITRLRTAACSTIAARHLARPDARHLGLLGCGVQGQAHARQLSSAFGLRRIRVFDPHVAPGVLAALQQDCGVTVEHCATAEAAIDGADIVVTASRATEPLFHGDRLPVGCFVAAIGSSLPHTRELDDTALRRASLIAIEWKQQTLREAGDLVRAAPDALLPEGKVVELADLVTGRVAGRQGDDEITLYKSVGIGLQDVALAGLAWSRLALA; encoded by the coding sequence ATGCACCACGTCACCGACGCGATGATCGACGCGGCCGTCACCCCGGCCGACGCCCAGGCCGTGCTGCGCGATGCGCTGCAGCGGCTGGGCCAGGGTGAAGCCGCGATGCAGGAGCGCATCCGCACCGAAGCCGGCGGCGTCAAGCTGTCCACGCTGGGCGCGGTGATTCCCGGCCAACACGTCGCCGGCGCCAAGGTCTACACCACCATCGCCGGGCAGTTCAATTTCGTGATCCTGCTGTTCTCCACCGAGGACGGCCGGCCGCTGGCCTCGTTCGACGCCGGCGCCATCACCCGGCTGCGCACCGCCGCCTGCTCGACCATCGCCGCGCGCCACCTGGCCCGGCCCGACGCGCGCCACCTCGGCCTGCTGGGCTGCGGCGTGCAGGGCCAGGCGCATGCGCGGCAGCTGTCGAGCGCCTTCGGGCTGCGCCGCATCCGCGTGTTCGACCCGCATGTGGCGCCCGGCGTGCTAGCCGCGTTGCAGCAAGACTGCGGCGTCACCGTGGAGCACTGCGCCACGGCCGAAGCGGCCATCGACGGTGCCGACATCGTGGTGACCGCCTCGCGCGCCACCGAACCCCTGTTCCACGGCGACCGGCTGCCGGTCGGCTGCTTCGTCGCGGCCATCGGTTCGAGCCTGCCGCACACCCGCGAACTCGACGACACCGCCCTGCGTCGCGCCTCGCTCATCGCCATTGAATGGAAGCAGCAGACGCTGCGCGAAGCCGGCGACCTGGTGCGCGCCGCGCCCGACGCGCTGCTGCCCGAAGGCAAGGTCGTGGAGCTGGCCGACCTGGTCACCGGCCGGGTCGCCGGACGCCAGGGCGACGACGAGATCACGCTCTACAAGTCGGTCGGCATCGGCCTGCAGGACGTGGCGCTCGCGGGCCTGGCGTGGAGCCGGCTGGCGCTGGCCTGA
- a CDS encoding D-serine ammonia-lyase codes for MTSPATPLSLAALRTGLPVLWASSADRAAAALPAFNGISRADVDRSVARLARFAPLLERLFPELEASAGRIESDLAATPHLQEALGLGAGHGTLMVKGDHGLPVAGSIKARGGIHEVLEHAEAVALAAGLLPEGLQSDYRLLATPVARTLFGRHKVAVGSTGNLGLAIGVMASALGFQAVVHMSADAKQWKKDRLRRRGVEVVEHVGDYAEAVAAGRRAADADPLCHFVDDEQSLSLLLGYSAAAPHLARQLAAAGRTVDATHPLFVYLPCGVGGAPGGIAFGLAQIYGPHVHCFFAEPTRSPCFLVEMLAGTPLLSHLGEHPSVYDVGQDNRTEADGLAVPRASEMAAAVVRPFIGGVYTVEDETLFRQLHTAAVTEGIRIEPSAAAGMSGPAMLLGSDAGRDYLRRHGLEPHLPNATHIAWTTGGLFVPDEEYARFRARGAIAAGQPA; via the coding sequence ATGACCTCCCCCGCCACGCCTCTCTCCCTAGCCGCGCTGCGCACTGGCCTGCCGGTGCTCTGGGCATCGTCCGCCGACCGCGCCGCCGCCGCATTGCCGGCTTTCAACGGCATTAGCCGAGCTGATGTCGACCGCAGCGTCGCCCGCCTCGCCCGCTTCGCCCCGCTGCTGGAGCGGCTTTTTCCCGAGCTCGAAGCCAGCGCCGGCCGCATCGAATCCGACCTGGCGGCCACGCCGCACCTGCAGGAAGCGCTCGGCCTCGGCGCCGGACACGGCACGCTGATGGTCAAGGGCGACCACGGCCTGCCGGTCGCCGGCTCGATCAAGGCGCGCGGCGGCATCCACGAAGTGCTGGAGCACGCCGAGGCGGTGGCCCTGGCCGCCGGCCTGCTGCCCGAAGGCCTGCAGAGCGACTACCGCCTGCTCGCCACGCCGGTGGCACGCACGCTGTTCGGCCGACACAAGGTCGCGGTCGGCTCCACCGGCAACCTGGGCCTGGCCATCGGCGTGATGGCCTCGGCGCTGGGCTTCCAGGCGGTGGTGCACATGTCGGCCGACGCCAAGCAATGGAAGAAGGACCGACTGCGCCGACGCGGCGTGGAAGTGGTCGAGCATGTGGGCGACTACGCCGAGGCGGTGGCCGCCGGCCGTCGCGCGGCCGATGCCGACCCGCTCTGCCATTTCGTCGACGACGAACAATCGCTCTCGCTGCTGCTGGGCTATTCGGCCGCCGCGCCGCACCTGGCGCGCCAGCTGGCCGCGGCCGGTCGCACGGTCGACGCCACGCATCCGCTTTTCGTCTACCTGCCCTGCGGCGTGGGCGGTGCGCCGGGCGGCATCGCCTTCGGCCTGGCGCAAATCTACGGACCGCACGTGCACTGCTTCTTCGCCGAGCCCACCCGCTCGCCCTGCTTCCTGGTCGAGATGCTGGCCGGCACGCCGCTGCTGTCGCACCTGGGCGAGCATCCTTCGGTCTACGACGTGGGCCAGGACAACCGCACCGAGGCCGACGGCCTGGCCGTGCCGCGCGCCTCCGAGATGGCCGCCGCCGTGGTGCGCCCGTTCATCGGCGGCGTCTACACGGTGGAAGACGAAACCCTGTTCCGCCAGCTGCACACCGCTGCCGTCACCGAAGGCATTCGCATCGAGCCCTCGGCCGCCGCCGGCATGTCCGGTCCCGCGATGCTGCTGGGCAGCGACGCCGGCCGCGACTACCTGCGCCGCCACGGCCTGGAGCCGCACCTGCCCAATGCCACCCACATTGCCTGGACCACCGGCGGCCTCTTCGTCCCCGACGAGGAATACGCCCGCTTCCGCGCCCGCGGTGCCATCGCCGCGGGCCAGCCGGCCTGA
- a CDS encoding MgtC/SapB family protein, which produces MVASIWDATTTVLQQEFSDVHDLEQAIRIGLRLLIAALLGGLLGLQRERSGKAAGIRTHMLVSMGSALFVLVSQQSGVTPTDISRVAQGIIAGIGFLGAGTILKDSDTAHVRGLTTAAGIWLTAAIGMAAGLGREMTAVLSTVLAVAVLSLEPVLRGISDRSRSRRKDQAPVDPLD; this is translated from the coding sequence ATGGTAGCCTCGATCTGGGATGCGACCACCACCGTGCTGCAACAGGAATTCTCCGACGTGCACGACCTGGAGCAGGCGATCCGCATCGGCCTGCGCCTGCTCATCGCGGCCCTGCTCGGCGGCCTGCTCGGCCTGCAGCGCGAGCGCAGCGGCAAGGCCGCCGGCATCCGCACGCACATGCTGGTGAGCATGGGCTCGGCGCTCTTCGTGCTGGTGTCGCAGCAAAGCGGCGTGACGCCGACCGACATCAGCCGGGTGGCGCAGGGCATCATCGCCGGCATCGGTTTTCTCGGCGCCGGCACCATCCTCAAGGACAGCGACACCGCCCACGTGCGCGGCCTCACCACGGCAGCCGGCATCTGGCTGACCGCCGCGATCGGCATGGCCGCCGGCCTGGGCCGCGAGATGACCGCGGTGCTCAGCACCGTGCTCGCGGTGGCGGTGCTGTCGCTGGAGCCGGTGCTGCGCGGCATCTCCGACCGCAGCCGTTCCCGCAGAAAAGACCAGGCGCCGGTCGACCCGCTCGACTGA